The following is a genomic window from Miltoncostaea oceani.
ACATGCTCGCCCCGGGGTGAGGTCCACCGCGGCGTGATCCCGTTCAAGGACGTCAACCCGATCCGGCGCCCGGCGGTGCTGACGATCGGGTTGATCGTCGCCTGCGTCCTCGTCTTCGCCTACACGGCGAGCCGGCCCGACGACCTCAGCCTCGACGGGCGGCAGGCGCTCTTCTGCGAGTACGGGCTGGTCGCCGACCACCTCGTCGGGGGCGAGGCGCCCGACGCCGACGCCTGCCAGCAGCTCAACCAGCGCCAGGACCGGCTGCTCGGCCTCGTCACCAGCCAGTTCCTGCACGCCGACGTGCTGCACCTGGTGTTCAACATGCTGTTCCTGTGGGTCTTCGGCAACAACGTCGAGGACCGCCTCGGGCGGCTCCGGTTCCTGCCGTTCTACCTGCTGTGCGGCGCGCTCGCGGGGGTGGCGCAGGCGCTCACCGACCCCGGGAGCCCGGTGCCCCTGATCGGTGCGTCGGGGGCGATATCGGGGGTGCTCGGCGCCTACCTCGTGCTCTATCCACGGGTGCGCATCTGGACCGTCGTGCTGCCATTCTTCTTCCTCCCCTTCAAACTGCCGGCCTGGCTGTGGCTCGGCATCTACTTCGTGCTGCAGTTCGCCTACCTCGGCGACGCGGCCACATCGGGAGGCGGCGGCGTGGCGTACATGGCGCACATCGGCGGGTTCGTCGCCGGCGCCGTCCTGATCCGGCCGTTCCTCGCGGGGCGGCGCGAACCGCCGCCGCGCACCGGGGCGCCCGTCCCCGGCTCGGCCTTCTGAGATGGGGCTCTTCCGCCGCGGGTCCCGGTCCGACGCGGACCCGCCGCGGCCGGAGTGGGTGAAGGTCGCCTTCGCCCGCCACCAGCCGGAGGCGGAGATGCTCGCGTCGTTGCTGGCCCAGCTCGACATCCCGGTGCTGATGCGCCGCGCCACGGTCGACGTGCCCGACATGCTGGCCGGGGGCCCACGGGAGCTGCTCGTCCCCGCCGACCGGGCCCTCGAGGCCCGGGCGCTGCTCGACCCCGTCGAGCCGATCGACGCCGGGCCGGACGACTGACGGCGGGTGGTTGCGCGGTGCGCCATGATCGGTACATGACCCAGCCATCCCTCTTCGGCGTCGGCCTCTCCCGGTCCGGCGACCCCGCGCTCGCCGTCCGCGAGGCGTGCGCCCCGGTGCGGGCGGCACTCGACGGCGCCGCGCCCACCCTCGCCGTCGTGTTCGCGTCGCCCACCCTCTGCGAGCACGCCGAGGACCTCCTCGCCGCGATCCACGCGGAGATCGCCCCCGGCCACCTGATCGGCGCCATGGGCGAGGCGATCGTCGGCCAGGGCCGCGAGATCGAGGACGGGCCGGCGCTCGCCGTGTGGGCGGCGGTCCTCCCCGGGACCGAGGTCGTTCCGTTCCGCCTCGTCGCCCGCCCGGTCGGCGAGGGGATGGGCGTGCTCGGCTGGCCCGACGCCATCGCCGACGCCCCCGCCGGCAACATCGGCCCGGTCATCATGCTCGCCGACCCGTTCACCTTCCCGGCCGACGGCCTCCTCGCCGAGCTCAACGAGGAGCCGGGCGCCCCGGTGGTCGTGGGGGGCCTCGCCTCCGGCGGCCTGAAGCCGGGCGAGCACCGCCTCTTCGCGGGCGAGGACGTGCTGCTGGAGGGGGCGGTCGCCGTCGCGTTGCGCGGCGCGCGCATGAGCACCGTCGTCTCGCAGGGCTGCATGCCGATCGGGCCGGAGATGGTCATCACGGCCGCTGACGGGTCGAGCGTCGAGGAGCTGGCCGGGATGCCGGCGCTGCAGAAGCTGCAGGAGGTCGTCGAGGCCCTCGAGCCCGACGAGCGCCAGCTCGCCGTCGAGGGGCTGCTCGCCGGCCTCGTCATCGACGAGAACACCCCCGACTACGAGCGCGGCGACTTCCTCGTGCGCTCCATCCACGGCGGCGACCGGGAGACCGGCGCGCTGGTGGTCGGCGAGCAGGTGCGCGTCGGGCAGACGATGCGGTTCCACGTCCGGGACGCGCGCTCCGCCGACGAGGACCTGCGCCTCGCCCTGCGGGGCGCCCGCGACGCACTCGGGCCCGCCGGGCCGGGCGGCGCGCTGCTGTTCAGCTGCAACGGGCGCGGGACGCGCATGTTCCCCGAGGCGGACCACGACGCCGCGACGATCGAGGACGAGTTGTCACCCATCCCGACCGCCGGGTTGTTCTGCAACGGCGAGATCGGGCCGGTCGGCGGACGCAGCTTCCTGCACGGCTTCACCGCGACGATGGTGCTCTTCGCCTGAACCTGCGCGCGCCGGCATGTGACACTTGAATCATGCTCGCGATTAATGTGAATCTCACGCTATAGGCCGCGTGCGCCTATACTCCCGAACGCATCACTTACGAGATCAGGGAGAAGCGAAGTGGACGAGGGCGATCAGAGCACCAACGGCGACGGCCAGGGCCGCCGCGGCAACATCGGGAACGAGATCTTCGAGCAGGTCGAGAAGCTGATCGCCGAGGAGGGCCTGAGCCGCACCAACGCGTTCGCCCGCCTGTCCGAGATGACCGGCCGGCGCGCGGGCACGGTGGCCGCGAACTACTACCGGGTCGCCCGCCAGCGCGGGGCCGAGCTGCAGCCGCGCGCACCGCGCGGCTCCAAGCGCGGA
Proteins encoded in this region:
- a CDS encoding FIST signal transduction protein, with product MTQPSLFGVGLSRSGDPALAVREACAPVRAALDGAAPTLAVVFASPTLCEHAEDLLAAIHAEIAPGHLIGAMGEAIVGQGREIEDGPALAVWAAVLPGTEVVPFRLVARPVGEGMGVLGWPDAIADAPAGNIGPVIMLADPFTFPADGLLAELNEEPGAPVVVGGLASGGLKPGEHRLFAGEDVLLEGAVAVALRGARMSTVVSQGCMPIGPEMVITAADGSSVEELAGMPALQKLQEVVEALEPDERQLAVEGLLAGLVIDENTPDYERGDFLVRSIHGGDRETGALVVGEQVRVGQTMRFHVRDARSADEDLRLALRGARDALGPAGPGGALLFSCNGRGTRMFPEADHDAATIEDELSPIPTAGLFCNGEIGPVGGRSFLHGFTATMVLFA
- a CDS encoding putative signal transducing protein, with the translated sequence MGLFRRGSRSDADPPRPEWVKVAFARHQPEAEMLASLLAQLDIPVLMRRATVDVPDMLAGGPRELLVPADRALEARALLDPVEPIDAGPDD
- a CDS encoding rhomboid family intramembrane serine protease, whose protein sequence is MIPFKDVNPIRRPAVLTIGLIVACVLVFAYTASRPDDLSLDGRQALFCEYGLVADHLVGGEAPDADACQQLNQRQDRLLGLVTSQFLHADVLHLVFNMLFLWVFGNNVEDRLGRLRFLPFYLLCGALAGVAQALTDPGSPVPLIGASGAISGVLGAYLVLYPRVRIWTVVLPFFFLPFKLPAWLWLGIYFVLQFAYLGDAATSGGGGVAYMAHIGGFVAGAVLIRPFLAGRREPPPRTGAPVPGSAF